One genomic segment of Catalinimonas alkaloidigena includes these proteins:
- a CDS encoding 2-hydroxyacid dehydrogenase produces the protein MKTCLIIDLMHESITPLLQQIGWQADYRPEINREEILQIIHQYEGLIVRSKTTIDKEVIDRAEKLQWIGRAGAGLDQLDVETLEERNIKIVNAPEGNRDALGEHAVALLLSLFNKIHVADRQIRKGSWDREGNRGVELMSKTVGIIGYGFMGQAFARRLQGFGVKVLAYDKYKQNYGDEYAREASLEDIFAQADVLSLHVPLTEETRFMINHTFLQKFSKDIYLLNTARGKNISFKTLVEALDSGKLKGAALDVLENEKITHFTTEQQHYFNLIIHHDNVIFTPHVGGWTFESYEKINKTLVGKIKSLK, from the coding sequence ATGAAAACCTGTCTGATTATAGATTTAATGCATGAAAGTATCACCCCTCTTCTCCAACAGATTGGTTGGCAGGCAGACTACCGTCCGGAGATCAATCGCGAAGAAATCCTTCAGATCATTCACCAATACGAAGGATTGATTGTGAGGAGTAAGACTACCATTGACAAAGAAGTGATTGATCGTGCAGAAAAACTTCAGTGGATCGGCCGCGCCGGTGCCGGACTGGATCAATTGGATGTTGAAACACTGGAGGAAAGAAATATCAAGATTGTTAATGCTCCTGAAGGTAATCGTGATGCATTAGGTGAGCATGCCGTTGCCCTGCTGCTAAGCCTGTTTAATAAAATTCATGTGGCCGACCGTCAAATTCGTAAAGGGAGCTGGGACAGGGAAGGTAATCGGGGTGTGGAACTTATGAGTAAGACTGTCGGAATCATTGGTTACGGTTTCATGGGTCAGGCTTTCGCTCGTCGTCTTCAGGGATTTGGTGTAAAAGTACTGGCCTATGATAAATACAAGCAAAATTACGGCGATGAGTATGCCCGAGAAGCCAGCCTGGAAGATATATTTGCGCAAGCAGATGTACTGAGTTTACATGTGCCTTTGACTGAGGAAACCCGCTTTATGATTAACCATACATTTCTGCAAAAATTCAGTAAAGATATCTATCTTCTCAATACTGCACGCGGCAAGAACATAAGCTTCAAAACCCTGGTAGAGGCGTTGGATAGCGGAAAGCTCAAAGGGGCTGCACTGGATGTATTGGAAAATGAAAAAATCACACATTTTACTACTGAACAGCAGCATTATTTTAACTTAATCATCCATCATGACAATGTTATTTTTACTCCACACGTTGGTGGGTGGACATTTGAGTCTTATGAGAAGATTAACAAAACTCTGGTGGGCAAAATCAAATCTTTAAAGTAA
- the rsmA gene encoding 16S rRNA (adenine(1518)-N(6)/adenine(1519)-N(6))-dimethyltransferase RsmA has protein sequence MVRPKKHLGQHFLKDKNIASKIVQSLTLHRGYRQVLEIGPGTGVLTQFLVQDNRFTTSLIELDTESVHYLQEHYPDLKPRIFYKDFLKTDLLALMQEPFAVIGNFPYNISSQIFFKILDIKNEVPEVVCMLQKEVADRLKSPPGSKAYGILSVLLQAYYDIDYLFTVEPGVFNPPPRVRSGVIRLKRNDTQQLACDEQLFRKVVKQSFQTRRKTLRNALKPLNLPETIRQLNTLDLRAEQLSVNDFVELTLKIEESWKQEP, from the coding sequence GTGGTAAGACCAAAAAAACACCTGGGACAACATTTTTTGAAAGACAAGAACATCGCTTCCAAAATTGTTCAAAGCCTGACACTGCACCGAGGCTACCGGCAGGTATTGGAGATTGGTCCCGGCACTGGTGTGCTGACGCAGTTTTTGGTACAGGACAACCGCTTCACTACTTCCCTAATAGAGCTGGACACAGAATCTGTACATTATCTTCAGGAACATTATCCTGATCTGAAGCCGCGCATATTTTACAAAGACTTTCTCAAAACTGATCTGCTGGCACTGATGCAGGAACCTTTCGCGGTGATTGGCAATTTCCCTTACAATATTTCTTCACAGATATTCTTCAAAATCCTGGATATCAAAAATGAAGTACCGGAGGTTGTCTGTATGTTACAAAAGGAAGTAGCCGACCGACTTAAATCGCCTCCCGGAAGTAAGGCATATGGCATACTGAGCGTATTGTTACAGGCTTATTATGACATAGACTATCTCTTTACCGTGGAGCCGGGCGTCTTTAACCCGCCTCCCAGGGTACGCTCGGGCGTAATCCGGCTGAAGCGTAATGATACTCAGCAGCTTGCCTGCGACGAGCAGCTATTCCGAAAGGTGGTAAAGCAAAGTTTTCAAACCCGCCGCAAGACCTTGCGCAATGCATTGAAACCTCTAAATTTGCCCGAAACAATTAGGCAGCTTAATACCTTAGATTTACGAGCAGAGCAATTATCCGTCAATGATTTTGTAGAACTCACGCTAAAAATAGAAGAGTCTTGGAAACAGGAGCCATAA
- the mgtE gene encoding magnesium transporter, with amino-acid sequence MHFEVSQEYLEWLRAAIRQDEAQSVQESMEDASPPDILTVLYELNTEESKYVIKLLDEERAADIIVEIEDEQQTAFLRNFTSEEVARFIDYLDSDDGADILNRLPIQTREEVIDKMENAEKARHVKDLIRYEEDRAGGLMAKELIKVNIDWTVKQCIEEIRRQAENVEKVYSVYVVDKQNHLTGKVSLKRIVLSNDDTKVADIYDEEVVSVETYQEEEEIADIMRRYDLEAIPVVDIMNRLVGRITIDDVVDVITEMAEQERQMMSGISEDVEERSGSVWLLSRARLPWLVIGMVGGLLGAQFIGIFEKDIALVPAMAFFIPLITATGGNVGIQSSSLVVQSLANTSVFSDNLGKRLWKVLLVALLNGLALAALVFAFNLLFGEKLTLAAVVAIALFSVVLLASLMGTITPLILNKLGVNPALASGPFITTANDLLGLAVYFSVAHMLYGF; translated from the coding sequence ATGCATTTTGAGGTATCGCAGGAGTATCTGGAGTGGCTGAGAGCAGCCATTCGCCAGGATGAAGCGCAGTCTGTGCAGGAGAGTATGGAAGATGCCAGCCCCCCTGATATCCTCACGGTACTTTATGAGCTGAATACCGAAGAGTCCAAGTACGTGATTAAGCTGTTGGATGAAGAACGGGCGGCTGATATTATTGTAGAGATTGAGGATGAGCAGCAAACTGCTTTTCTGAGAAACTTTACTTCTGAAGAAGTAGCTCGCTTCATCGACTACCTGGACTCAGATGATGGTGCTGATATTCTCAACCGCCTTCCTATACAAACCCGCGAGGAAGTCATTGATAAAATGGAGAATGCAGAAAAGGCACGCCATGTCAAAGACCTGATCCGTTATGAGGAAGACCGGGCCGGTGGCCTGATGGCCAAGGAGTTGATCAAAGTCAATATTGACTGGACAGTAAAGCAATGTATAGAGGAAATCCGCCGGCAGGCAGAAAATGTGGAGAAAGTCTATTCAGTTTATGTAGTAGATAAGCAAAATCACCTGACCGGTAAAGTATCCTTGAAGCGAATTGTACTATCTAATGATGATACTAAAGTCGCAGATATTTACGACGAAGAAGTAGTATCGGTAGAGACTTATCAGGAAGAGGAGGAAATAGCCGATATCATGCGTCGCTACGATTTGGAGGCTATTCCGGTGGTTGACATTATGAACCGGCTGGTAGGCCGCATCACCATTGATGACGTAGTGGACGTCATTACCGAGATGGCAGAGCAGGAGCGACAGATGATGTCCGGTATTTCTGAAGATGTGGAGGAACGCAGCGGAAGCGTATGGTTGCTCTCGCGTGCTCGCCTTCCCTGGCTGGTCATTGGTATGGTAGGAGGACTTTTAGGAGCACAGTTCATCGGTATTTTTGAAAAAGACATTGCACTGGTTCCGGCCATGGCCTTTTTTATTCCCCTGATTACAGCTACCGGAGGTAATGTAGGGATTCAGTCTTCCTCATTGGTAGTACAAAGTCTGGCAAACACTTCAGTGTTTAGTGATAACCTGGGGAAACGACTCTGGAAGGTACTCCTTGTCGCTCTTCTTAACGGATTAGCGCTAGCTGCTCTTGTATTTGCTTTCAACCTTTTGTTTGGAGAAAAATTAACCCTGGCTGCTGTTGTAGCCATAGCATTATTCAGTGTAGTCTTGCTGGCTTCGCTCATGGGTACGATTACGCCACTTATACTTAACAAACTCGGTGTCAATCCGGCCCTGGCTTCCGGTCCCTTCATTACTACTGCCAATGACCTTTTAGGCCTAGCCGTCTATTTCTCAGTAGCCCACATGCTTTACGGATTTTAA
- a CDS encoding pentapeptide repeat-containing protein encodes MKYTVKYKKIIDWYKSIMERPVTISLFVLLCLSVLVLSLSYEYYKYDFYEFWGQVLAEAHGMLFDIAVIGILIYWLNERGQKRQAIRTYKDEIEDFRTWQSEEAAFRTVGNIKRLNREKIYSIDLVDCYLTRTNLSHVVLKSANLNNANVTHANLIECNLEGARLNQTNFEGSNLNQAFLKHAYASGASFKDTYLIKATLQASFLIRSDFENAFMMEADLRDAYVVGANFKNANLYKADLRGAEGLTIEQLTQANTLHQALLDDDLMNQIKDRHATLLAR; translated from the coding sequence ATGAAATACACAGTAAAATATAAGAAAATTATTGACTGGTATAAGTCCATTATGGAGCGCCCGGTTACAATTTCGCTTTTTGTACTATTATGCCTTTCTGTTTTAGTTCTTTCTTTAAGCTATGAGTATTATAAGTACGATTTTTATGAGTTTTGGGGTCAAGTACTGGCTGAAGCTCACGGTATGCTCTTTGACATTGCTGTCATCGGTATCCTGATCTACTGGCTCAATGAGCGAGGACAGAAAAGGCAGGCTATTCGTACCTACAAAGATGAAATTGAAGATTTCCGTACCTGGCAATCAGAAGAAGCGGCCTTTCGTACGGTAGGTAATATCAAAAGGTTAAACCGTGAGAAAATTTACAGTATTGATCTGGTAGACTGTTATCTTACCCGCACAAACCTCAGTCATGTAGTGCTCAAATCGGCTAACCTGAATAATGCCAATGTTACGCATGCTAACCTGATAGAGTGTAATCTGGAAGGCGCTCGTCTTAATCAAACTAACTTTGAAGGCTCCAATCTCAACCAAGCTTTTCTTAAGCATGCCTATGCCAGTGGAGCTTCTTTCAAAGATACGTATCTCATCAAAGCCACTCTTCAGGCATCTTTCCTTATCAGGTCTGATTTTGAAAACGCCTTTATGATGGAGGCTGATCTGCGAGATGCCTACGTAGTGGGTGCCAATTTCAAAAATGCTAATCTTTATAAGGCTGACCTGAGGGGAGCTGAAGGGCTTACAATAGAACAGCTTACCCAGGCCAACACGCTGCATCAGGCATTGCTGGATGACGACCTGATGAATCAGATTAAAGACAGGCATGCTACCCTTCTGGCTCGCTAG